The nucleotide sequence AAGAGCGTGACGGTCGTCGAGGACATCGACGTCGGGGTGCCGGTCCGCGAGGCGTACGACCAGTGGACCCAGTTCCAGGAGTTCAGCACCTTCGCCAAGGGAGTCGTCAGCGTCGAGAAGGCCGACGACACCAGCAGCAACTGGAAGGTGAAGGTCGCCAAGTCCACCCGTAGCTGGCGGGCGAACGTCACCGAGCAGGTGCCCGATGAGCGGATCACCTGGACCACCGAGGGTGCGAAGGGCACCGTCAAGGGCGTCGTCACCTTTCATCCGCTCGGCGACAACCTCACCCGCGTGCTGCTGGTCCTGGAGTACTTCCCCAAGGGCCTCTTCGAGAAGACCGGCAACATCTGGCGGGCCCAGGGCCGACGGGCGCGCCTCGACCTGAAGCTCTACCGCAAGTTCATCATGATGCGCGGCGAGGCCACGGACGGCTGGCGCGGCGAGATCCGGGACGGCGAGGTCGTGCTCGATCACGAGACGGCCGTGGAGGAGGAAGAGCGCGACAAGGCCGAGGCCGAGGACGAGGCCGGGGGAGAAGCCGATGAGCCGCGGTCCGAGTCCGGCGACGAGGGCGAAGTCGAAGGCGATGCCGGGGAAGAGCGCGCGGACGAGGCGGAGGACGCGTACGCGTACGAGTACGAGGACGACGCGGCCGCGGATGCGGATGCGGACGAGGCGCCGGAGGAGGAGTACGAGGAGGAGCCCGAAGACGCCGAGTCCGAGCCGGAATCCGGTTTCGAGGAGGACGAGGAGGAGCCGGAGGACGCCGACGACGCCGAGGCGTACGAGGAGTCCGAACAGCCTGAAGAGCCCGAAGAGGCCGAGGAACCCGTGGCCGCCCGCCCCCGGCGGCGCGCCGCCGCGGCCCGGCGCTGAGCGCGCACACCAACGCGCCCCCGGCCGAGAGCCGGACATGACGGGGCCCCACCCGGACCGGAGACGGCGGGTGGGGCCCCGTCATGCCGTACGGCGGGAAGGTCTGCCGCACACGGATCGGGAAGGCCGCACCGGGGGCGCGGATCGGGGTGGCCGTTCATGGGCGCCGCACTGGGACACGGACCGAGGATTGCTGACACCGGGCACGCGGGCCTGGGCAGCCGCATAGCGCTGCCCAGGGGCGCTGCCCAGGGGCGCTGCCCAGGGGCGCTGCCCAGGGGCGCTGCC is from Streptomyces hygroscopicus and encodes:
- a CDS encoding cyclase; this translates as MADTLGRLKDDIVRNPATDRLKDELRHYVQARATHAISGLGTGLAKGAQSLAEGKSPGQALMKAGSSQLKDSLKESLKEKVKGAFGIGKGRGRSGGGKSKSVTVVEDIDVGVPVREAYDQWTQFQEFSTFAKGVVSVEKADDTSSNWKVKVAKSTRSWRANVTEQVPDERITWTTEGAKGTVKGVVTFHPLGDNLTRVLLVLEYFPKGLFEKTGNIWRAQGRRARLDLKLYRKFIMMRGEATDGWRGEIRDGEVVLDHETAVEEEERDKAEAEDEAGGEADEPRSESGDEGEVEGDAGEERADEAEDAYAYEYEDDAAADADADEAPEEEYEEEPEDAESEPESGFEEDEEEPEDADDAEAYEESEQPEEPEEAEEPVAARPRRRAAAARR